The DNA sequence TCGCCTGCATGAGGTCATTCGCCTCTCCGGAACCGAGGTAGAAATGGGCGAAGAGAGCCACACGTTGAAAGTCAAAGTCGCCTCGATACCGGGCATCCGGCTCCAGGTGTACTTCATGGACAATACCCATTATTTCAAGAGAAAGGGCATACTCGCTGATCGCGACGCCAAGCCCTTCTCGGATAACGGCGAACGAGCCCTGTTCTTCGGACGTGGTTGTCTTGAGACGATCAAGAACCTCGGATGGGCGCCGGACATCATTCATGCCTTCGGCTGGGCCGGCTCCCTCGTTCCGCTGGTGCTCCGCTCCGAATTCGGGTCCGATCCGTTGTTCGAGAACAGCAAGTGCATCTATACGCCCGATGACGTCGATCCGAGTGCGCTGATGGACGAAGAGATGGCCTCTCAATTCGGACTCGATGTAGACAAGGAGTTGATCGGTGGCGACCTCTGCCAGGTCGGTTTGGCCTACGCGGATGGCATTGCGTATCCATCACATATCGACCCGTCGACGCCCGACGTGCCTCAGTTCTCGATGGACCTTGATGAGATCCGGGACCTGGGATGTGAGCTGTACGAACAGGTGTGTAGTGACGTGGCGGTCTGAGCAGGGCATCAACAAATCGCTATTCGGAAGCCCCAGCGGTCTGTGCCGGTGGGGTTTTTCGATGAAGCCGAA is a window from the Rhodothermales bacterium genome containing:
- a CDS encoding glycogen synthase, whose protein sequence is MADAIRILFISGEVAPFTEENGLSHLVRNLPEQIHNTGSFQTRIMMPRYGTISERRNRLHEVIRLSGTEVEMGEESHTLKVKVASIPGIRLQVYFMDNTHYFKRKGILADRDAKPFSDNGERALFFGRGCLETIKNLGWAPDIIHAFGWAGSLVPLVLRSEFGSDPLFENSKCIYTPDDVDPSALMDEEMASQFGLDVDKELIGGDLCQVGLAYADGIAYPSHIDPSTPDVPQFSMDLDEIRDLGCELYEQVCSDVAV